From the genome of Anaerolineae bacterium:
TATGGGCCCTGGTCTGGGTTATCAGGTTTCATATCAGTTCGGGGAAAGCCCTTATTTTGTTATTTTTGATCCTGCATTGAACAATTACAAGGTTCTGGCCAACCCCAATGCCAATGATCTAAGCGGCAGGGGGATCCAGACCGGTCAATATATAGTCGATTCCGGAGTGAGCAATGTTATTGCCGGAAGTTTTAGTCCGAATGCGCTCCAAACCCTGCATACTTTGAGGGTAAACGTCTATTCCGGCGTGACCGGACCAGCGCAGGCGGCGCTTGGAACGTATATGAGCGGGCGCCTTACTCCAACAGATACAAGAAGTGTGATTTCACGTCCCGCGCCGACAGGGATATATCCGGCTTCACCTGTTGTTGGCGGCAGAATTTATTAGAAGAGGCACTTTTTAATATGAATAAAAAATTAATATGGTTCGGCCCGATCAGTGTTCTGGCATTTGTGGTTCTTCTGGCCTTGATGTATGGATGGGTGGACAACATGGACCCTATCGGCATTGAGGGGGTAGAAAGACCTGAAACAAAGCTGGCTCGGCTGCAGGGTGGTCAGGCACAGTTGATCAACAATCCGACCTTTCCTTCAGGGATAGGCAATGGCCAGATTCAGTTGATCAACAATCCGACCTTTCCTTCAGGGATAGGCAACGGCCAGATTCAACTTATTAATCAAAATCAGCCCGCAGGGCCGTATCTTGGCATGAAGCTGGTCAGTGTTCCCGGCGCTGTTGCCAAAGATTTGAATATTCAGCCCAATACCGGCGCTTATGTCGATGCCGTTGTTTCGCTCTCTCCGGCTCAAAAGGCAGGGATCAATATCGGCGATGTCCTGTTAAAATGCGACCATAAACAGGTGACCGGGCCTGAACAGGTTGGGCAGATACTGATAAACAGAAAGGCCGGAGATGTTATAAAACTTGTGGTCAACAGGAACCGTAGGAAAAAATCTTTTCATGTAAAGCTTGAAAATGCGCCGATGGGGCTTGATGTGGGGGCGATCAAGAAGCCGGTCTGGATGGGCGCTGATATTCAGGATATTGACGCGGTCATGAAGATACAGTTCAATCTTCCGGACAAGAAAGGCGTTATTGTCAGCCATGTTGCGCCCGGATCGCCGGCCGCAAACTCAGATCTTAAAACCGGCGATGTTATCAGGCGGTTTGGAGCGACGCGTATAAGGGATGTGGCGCAGTTGCAATCTTTGATCTTAAAGGGTCAACCAGGTCAACAGGTTCAGCTGAACATATTCAGAAACGGTCAGTATCAGACCGTGCCCATAGTCCTCGGCCAGAGATCGCCGGAAATCAATAAGGTAGCGTTTATCGGCCCTGCTGATATGGTGATTGAAGGTTCCTGGATCGGAATGGATGTGACGGAGCTTTCCGTCAATGACGCTGCTGATTTAGGGATGCCGACAGGCACGAGAGGGGTGCTGGTTAATGACGTGGAAAGCCCGCCGGCCACCATGGTCGGTTTTCAGACAGGCGATGTTATTTCAGCCGTAAACGGGATGCCGACTCCTGACATGAAGGGATTTGTGGAAGCTACACGGAATCAATCAAGCGCTGTGGTAGATGTAATTCGCGGCAACGTACATCTCTTCATAAGTGTGCCGCCGCCGGGATTCACTCAGCAGGGGACGAGGTTAAATACGGGCGTTAATAATAAAATGAAACAGGTTGCTTTTACAGGACCTGTGCAGGGCAATTTAGCCATATTGACCACAGGCCCTGAACTTAATTTTTCCGTGGCCGGAGATATTGGAACCCAGCCCTATGTAATTCTGGTGGATCAGGCAAGAAATTCTTATGCAATAATAAACCCGAACAATCTGAACCCTATTTCAGAGCTTATCGGGCAATACAATATTACAGCGCTTATATGCAGCGACATTTCCGGTAATACAGCCTCTGATCTTGCCGCAAAAGGGGTTGCTGTTTACACCGGCGTGGTTGGGACGGCCGACGATGCAATAAGATTATACGTCTCGCATAGTCTTGTTGCCATGCATCGCTGAGCTCAACCTTTATCACGGACATGACAAAAAATGAGAATATGGATTCTGACATTCCTGATAGCGGCAGCAGCAGCCACGGCATTCGGCGCTGTTCCGGAACCCGCGTTGCAG
Proteins encoded in this window:
- a CDS encoding PDZ domain-containing protein, which gives rise to MNKKLIWFGPISVLAFVVLLALMYGWVDNMDPIGIEGVERPETKLARLQGGQAQLINNPTFPSGIGNGQIQLINNPTFPSGIGNGQIQLINQNQPAGPYLGMKLVSVPGAVAKDLNIQPNTGAYVDAVVSLSPAQKAGINIGDVLLKCDHKQVTGPEQVGQILINRKAGDVIKLVVNRNRRKKSFHVKLENAPMGLDVGAIKKPVWMGADIQDIDAVMKIQFNLPDKKGVIVSHVAPGSPAANSDLKTGDVIRRFGATRIRDVAQLQSLILKGQPGQQVQLNIFRNGQYQTVPIVLGQRSPEINKVAFIGPADMVIEGSWIGMDVTELSVNDAADLGMPTGTRGVLVNDVESPPATMVGFQTGDVISAVNGMPTPDMKGFVEATRNQSSAVVDVIRGNVHLFISVPPPGFTQQGTRLNTGVNNKMKQVAFTGPVQGNLAILTTGPELNFSVAGDIGTQPYVILVDQARNSYAIINPNNLNPISELIGQYNITALICSDISGNTASDLAAKGVAVYTGVVGTADDAIRLYVSHSLVAMHR